One window from the genome of Gadus morhua chromosome 16, gadMor3.0, whole genome shotgun sequence encodes:
- the LOC115561668 gene encoding arfaptin-2 isoform X4 — protein MADSIMSKAATMEIPINSNGDTGSLAGDDSLEQDLQQVMVSGPNLNETSIVSGGYGGPAGGIIPTSSIKGPAVRFNPEYLARRRTPEQRTDIRMKARAANVQHSPPSGHPITSMIQQHPGSMHHSPSGSGLASEEVARGVAVEKLDSVKKWGINTYKCTKQMLSERFGRGSRTVDLELEAQIEVLRETKVKYEQVLRLATALISHFNNMVQTQQALGDSFADLSQKSPELQDEFGYNAETQKLLCKNGDSLLGAINFFVCSINTLINKTMEDTLLTIRLYEAARLEFDAYRSDLEELSLGPRDAAAAMRIDAAQQDYHLHRDKYERLRSDVTIKLKFLEENKVKVMHKQLLLFHNAISAYFAGNQQQLEQTLVQFNVKLKPGADKPSWLEEQ, from the exons ATGGCAGACAGCATCATGAGTAAAGCTGCCACGATGGAGATCCCTATTAACAGCAACGGGGATACGGGGAGTCTGGCAGGGGATGACAGCCTCGAGCAG GACTTGCAGCAGGTCATGGTGTCCGGACCCAACCTGAACGAGACCAGTATTGTGTCCGGGGGCTATGGCGGCCCAGCTGGGGGGATCATCCCAACCAGCTCGATCAAAG GCCCAGCAGTTCGTTTCAACCCCGAATATTTGGCCCGAAGGAGAACTCCTGAGCAGAGAACAG ACATCCGCATGAAGGCCCGCGCCGCTAACGTCCAGCACAGCCCCCCGTCAGGTCATCCAATCACCAGCATGATTCAGCAGCACCCAG GCTCCATGCACCACAGCCCTAGCGGCTCCGGGCTGGCGTCAGAGGAGGTGGCCCGCGGCGTCGCCGTGGAGAAGCTGGACAGCGTGAAGAAGTGGGGCATCAACACCTACAAG TGCACCAAGCAGATGCTGTCGGAGCGGTTTGGCCGGGGCTCCAGGACCGTGGACCTGGAGCTGGAGGCGCAGATCGAGGTGCTCCGGGAGACCAAGGTGAAGTACGAGCAGGTCCTGAGGCTGGCCACCGCCCTCATCAGCCACTTCAACAACATGGTGCAGACACAGCAGGCCCTGGGAGACTCCTTCGCCGACCTCAGCCAGAAGTCCCCTGAGCTGCAG gaTGAGTTTGGTTACAACGCCGAGACCCAGAAGCTGCTGTGCAAGAACGGAGACAGCCTGCTGGGAGCCATCAACTTCTTCGTCTGCAGCATCAACACCCTGATCAACAAAACCATGGAGGACACCTTACTGACCATCAGACTGTATGAGGCTGCTAG gctggaGTTCGATGCGTACCGGTCGGACCTGGAGGAGCTGAGCCTGGGGCCCCGAGACGCAGCGGCGGCGATGAGGATCGACGCCGCCCAGCAGGACTACCACCTCCACCGAGACAAGTACGAACGCCTCCGCAGCGACGTCACTATCAAGCTCAAGTTCCTGGAGGAGAACAAG GTGAAAGTGATGCACAAACAGCTGCTCCTCTTCCACAACGCCATCTCCGCCTACTTCGCTGGCaaccagcagcagctggagcagACTCTGGTCCAGTTCAACGTCAAGCTAAAGCCCGGAGCCGACAAACCCTCCTGGCTTGAGGAACAGTAG
- the LOC115561668 gene encoding arfaptin-2 isoform X2, translating into MADSIMSKAATMEIPINSNGDTGSLAGDDSLEQAAQIQWSLDEKDLQQVMVSGPNLNETSIVSGGYGGPAGGIIPTSSIKGPAVRFNPEYLARRRTPEQRTDIRMKARAANVQHSPPSGHPITSMIQQHPGSMHHSPSGSGLASEEVARGVAVEKLDSVKKWGINTYKCTKQMLSERFGRGSRTVDLELEAQIEVLRETKVKYEQVLRLATALISHFNNMVQTQQALGDSFADLSQKSPELQDEFGYNAETQKLLCKNGDSLLGAINFFVCSINTLINKTMEDTLLTIRLYEAARLEFDAYRSDLEELSLGPRDAAAAMRIDAAQQDYHLHRDKYERLRSDVTIKLKFLEENKVKVMHKQLLLFHNAISAYFAGNQQQLEQTLVQFNVKLKPGADKPSWLEEQ; encoded by the exons ATGGCAGACAGCATCATGAGTAAAGCTGCCACGATGGAGATCCCTATTAACAGCAACGGGGATACGGGGAGTCTGGCAGGGGATGACAGCCTCGAGCAG GCTGCACAGATTCAATGGAGCTTAGATGAGAAG GACTTGCAGCAGGTCATGGTGTCCGGACCCAACCTGAACGAGACCAGTATTGTGTCCGGGGGCTATGGCGGCCCAGCTGGGGGGATCATCCCAACCAGCTCGATCAAAG GCCCAGCAGTTCGTTTCAACCCCGAATATTTGGCCCGAAGGAGAACTCCTGAGCAGAGAACAG ACATCCGCATGAAGGCCCGCGCCGCTAACGTCCAGCACAGCCCCCCGTCAGGTCATCCAATCACCAGCATGATTCAGCAGCACCCAG GCTCCATGCACCACAGCCCTAGCGGCTCCGGGCTGGCGTCAGAGGAGGTGGCCCGCGGCGTCGCCGTGGAGAAGCTGGACAGCGTGAAGAAGTGGGGCATCAACACCTACAAG TGCACCAAGCAGATGCTGTCGGAGCGGTTTGGCCGGGGCTCCAGGACCGTGGACCTGGAGCTGGAGGCGCAGATCGAGGTGCTCCGGGAGACCAAGGTGAAGTACGAGCAGGTCCTGAGGCTGGCCACCGCCCTCATCAGCCACTTCAACAACATGGTGCAGACACAGCAGGCCCTGGGAGACTCCTTCGCCGACCTCAGCCAGAAGTCCCCTGAGCTGCAG gaTGAGTTTGGTTACAACGCCGAGACCCAGAAGCTGCTGTGCAAGAACGGAGACAGCCTGCTGGGAGCCATCAACTTCTTCGTCTGCAGCATCAACACCCTGATCAACAAAACCATGGAGGACACCTTACTGACCATCAGACTGTATGAGGCTGCTAG gctggaGTTCGATGCGTACCGGTCGGACCTGGAGGAGCTGAGCCTGGGGCCCCGAGACGCAGCGGCGGCGATGAGGATCGACGCCGCCCAGCAGGACTACCACCTCCACCGAGACAAGTACGAACGCCTCCGCAGCGACGTCACTATCAAGCTCAAGTTCCTGGAGGAGAACAAG GTGAAAGTGATGCACAAACAGCTGCTCCTCTTCCACAACGCCATCTCCGCCTACTTCGCTGGCaaccagcagcagctggagcagACTCTGGTCCAGTTCAACGTCAAGCTAAAGCCCGGAGCCGACAAACCCTCCTGGCTTGAGGAACAGTAG
- the LOC115561668 gene encoding arfaptin-2 isoform X7 translates to MADSIMSKAATMEIPINSNGDTGSLAGDDSLEQAAQIQWSLDEKDLQQVMVSGPNLNETSIVSGGYGGPAGGIIPTSSIKGSMHHSPSGSGLASEEVARGVAVEKLDSVKKWGINTYKCTKQMLSERFGRGSRTVDLELEAQIEVLRETKVKYEQVLRLATALISHFNNMVQTQQALGDSFADLSQKSPELQDEFGYNAETQKLLCKNGDSLLGAINFFVCSINTLINKTMEDTLLTIRLYEAARLEFDAYRSDLEELSLGPRDAAAAMRIDAAQQDYHLHRDKYERLRSDVTIKLKFLEENKVKVMHKQLLLFHNAISAYFAGNQQQLEQTLVQFNVKLKPGADKPSWLEEQ, encoded by the exons ATGGCAGACAGCATCATGAGTAAAGCTGCCACGATGGAGATCCCTATTAACAGCAACGGGGATACGGGGAGTCTGGCAGGGGATGACAGCCTCGAGCAG GCTGCACAGATTCAATGGAGCTTAGATGAGAAG GACTTGCAGCAGGTCATGGTGTCCGGACCCAACCTGAACGAGACCAGTATTGTGTCCGGGGGCTATGGCGGCCCAGCTGGGGGGATCATCCCAACCAGCTCGATCAAAG GCTCCATGCACCACAGCCCTAGCGGCTCCGGGCTGGCGTCAGAGGAGGTGGCCCGCGGCGTCGCCGTGGAGAAGCTGGACAGCGTGAAGAAGTGGGGCATCAACACCTACAAG TGCACCAAGCAGATGCTGTCGGAGCGGTTTGGCCGGGGCTCCAGGACCGTGGACCTGGAGCTGGAGGCGCAGATCGAGGTGCTCCGGGAGACCAAGGTGAAGTACGAGCAGGTCCTGAGGCTGGCCACCGCCCTCATCAGCCACTTCAACAACATGGTGCAGACACAGCAGGCCCTGGGAGACTCCTTCGCCGACCTCAGCCAGAAGTCCCCTGAGCTGCAG gaTGAGTTTGGTTACAACGCCGAGACCCAGAAGCTGCTGTGCAAGAACGGAGACAGCCTGCTGGGAGCCATCAACTTCTTCGTCTGCAGCATCAACACCCTGATCAACAAAACCATGGAGGACACCTTACTGACCATCAGACTGTATGAGGCTGCTAG gctggaGTTCGATGCGTACCGGTCGGACCTGGAGGAGCTGAGCCTGGGGCCCCGAGACGCAGCGGCGGCGATGAGGATCGACGCCGCCCAGCAGGACTACCACCTCCACCGAGACAAGTACGAACGCCTCCGCAGCGACGTCACTATCAAGCTCAAGTTCCTGGAGGAGAACAAG GTGAAAGTGATGCACAAACAGCTGCTCCTCTTCCACAACGCCATCTCCGCCTACTTCGCTGGCaaccagcagcagctggagcagACTCTGGTCCAGTTCAACGTCAAGCTAAAGCCCGGAGCCGACAAACCCTCCTGGCTTGAGGAACAGTAG
- the LOC115561668 gene encoding arfaptin-2 isoform X6, translated as MADSIMSKAATMEIPINSNGDTGSLAGDDSLEQDLQQVMVSGPNLNETSIVSGGYGGPAGGIIPTSSIKDIRMKARAANVQHSPPSGHPITSMIQQHPGSMHHSPSGSGLASEEVARGVAVEKLDSVKKWGINTYKCTKQMLSERFGRGSRTVDLELEAQIEVLRETKVKYEQVLRLATALISHFNNMVQTQQALGDSFADLSQKSPELQDEFGYNAETQKLLCKNGDSLLGAINFFVCSINTLINKTMEDTLLTIRLYEAARLEFDAYRSDLEELSLGPRDAAAAMRIDAAQQDYHLHRDKYERLRSDVTIKLKFLEENKVKVMHKQLLLFHNAISAYFAGNQQQLEQTLVQFNVKLKPGADKPSWLEEQ; from the exons ATGGCAGACAGCATCATGAGTAAAGCTGCCACGATGGAGATCCCTATTAACAGCAACGGGGATACGGGGAGTCTGGCAGGGGATGACAGCCTCGAGCAG GACTTGCAGCAGGTCATGGTGTCCGGACCCAACCTGAACGAGACCAGTATTGTGTCCGGGGGCTATGGCGGCCCAGCTGGGGGGATCATCCCAACCAGCTCGATCAAAG ACATCCGCATGAAGGCCCGCGCCGCTAACGTCCAGCACAGCCCCCCGTCAGGTCATCCAATCACCAGCATGATTCAGCAGCACCCAG GCTCCATGCACCACAGCCCTAGCGGCTCCGGGCTGGCGTCAGAGGAGGTGGCCCGCGGCGTCGCCGTGGAGAAGCTGGACAGCGTGAAGAAGTGGGGCATCAACACCTACAAG TGCACCAAGCAGATGCTGTCGGAGCGGTTTGGCCGGGGCTCCAGGACCGTGGACCTGGAGCTGGAGGCGCAGATCGAGGTGCTCCGGGAGACCAAGGTGAAGTACGAGCAGGTCCTGAGGCTGGCCACCGCCCTCATCAGCCACTTCAACAACATGGTGCAGACACAGCAGGCCCTGGGAGACTCCTTCGCCGACCTCAGCCAGAAGTCCCCTGAGCTGCAG gaTGAGTTTGGTTACAACGCCGAGACCCAGAAGCTGCTGTGCAAGAACGGAGACAGCCTGCTGGGAGCCATCAACTTCTTCGTCTGCAGCATCAACACCCTGATCAACAAAACCATGGAGGACACCTTACTGACCATCAGACTGTATGAGGCTGCTAG gctggaGTTCGATGCGTACCGGTCGGACCTGGAGGAGCTGAGCCTGGGGCCCCGAGACGCAGCGGCGGCGATGAGGATCGACGCCGCCCAGCAGGACTACCACCTCCACCGAGACAAGTACGAACGCCTCCGCAGCGACGTCACTATCAAGCTCAAGTTCCTGGAGGAGAACAAG GTGAAAGTGATGCACAAACAGCTGCTCCTCTTCCACAACGCCATCTCCGCCTACTTCGCTGGCaaccagcagcagctggagcagACTCTGGTCCAGTTCAACGTCAAGCTAAAGCCCGGAGCCGACAAACCCTCCTGGCTTGAGGAACAGTAG
- the LOC115561668 gene encoding arfaptin-2 isoform X8: MADSIMSKAATMEIPINSNGDTGSLAGDDSLEQDLQQVMVSGPNLNETSIVSGGYGGPAGGIIPTSSIKGSMHHSPSGSGLASEEVARGVAVEKLDSVKKWGINTYKCTKQMLSERFGRGSRTVDLELEAQIEVLRETKVKYEQVLRLATALISHFNNMVQTQQALGDSFADLSQKSPELQDEFGYNAETQKLLCKNGDSLLGAINFFVCSINTLINKTMEDTLLTIRLYEAARLEFDAYRSDLEELSLGPRDAAAAMRIDAAQQDYHLHRDKYERLRSDVTIKLKFLEENKVKVMHKQLLLFHNAISAYFAGNQQQLEQTLVQFNVKLKPGADKPSWLEEQ, encoded by the exons ATGGCAGACAGCATCATGAGTAAAGCTGCCACGATGGAGATCCCTATTAACAGCAACGGGGATACGGGGAGTCTGGCAGGGGATGACAGCCTCGAGCAG GACTTGCAGCAGGTCATGGTGTCCGGACCCAACCTGAACGAGACCAGTATTGTGTCCGGGGGCTATGGCGGCCCAGCTGGGGGGATCATCCCAACCAGCTCGATCAAAG GCTCCATGCACCACAGCCCTAGCGGCTCCGGGCTGGCGTCAGAGGAGGTGGCCCGCGGCGTCGCCGTGGAGAAGCTGGACAGCGTGAAGAAGTGGGGCATCAACACCTACAAG TGCACCAAGCAGATGCTGTCGGAGCGGTTTGGCCGGGGCTCCAGGACCGTGGACCTGGAGCTGGAGGCGCAGATCGAGGTGCTCCGGGAGACCAAGGTGAAGTACGAGCAGGTCCTGAGGCTGGCCACCGCCCTCATCAGCCACTTCAACAACATGGTGCAGACACAGCAGGCCCTGGGAGACTCCTTCGCCGACCTCAGCCAGAAGTCCCCTGAGCTGCAG gaTGAGTTTGGTTACAACGCCGAGACCCAGAAGCTGCTGTGCAAGAACGGAGACAGCCTGCTGGGAGCCATCAACTTCTTCGTCTGCAGCATCAACACCCTGATCAACAAAACCATGGAGGACACCTTACTGACCATCAGACTGTATGAGGCTGCTAG gctggaGTTCGATGCGTACCGGTCGGACCTGGAGGAGCTGAGCCTGGGGCCCCGAGACGCAGCGGCGGCGATGAGGATCGACGCCGCCCAGCAGGACTACCACCTCCACCGAGACAAGTACGAACGCCTCCGCAGCGACGTCACTATCAAGCTCAAGTTCCTGGAGGAGAACAAG GTGAAAGTGATGCACAAACAGCTGCTCCTCTTCCACAACGCCATCTCCGCCTACTTCGCTGGCaaccagcagcagctggagcagACTCTGGTCCAGTTCAACGTCAAGCTAAAGCCCGGAGCCGACAAACCCTCCTGGCTTGAGGAACAGTAG
- the LOC115561668 gene encoding arfaptin-2 isoform X1, with protein sequence MADSIMSKAATMEIPINSNGDTGSLAGDDSLEQAAQIQWSLDEKDLQQVMVSGPNLNETSIVSGGYGGPAGGIIPTSSIKGPAVRFNPEYLARRRTPEQRTGVDIRMKARAANVQHSPPSGHPITSMIQQHPGSMHHSPSGSGLASEEVARGVAVEKLDSVKKWGINTYKCTKQMLSERFGRGSRTVDLELEAQIEVLRETKVKYEQVLRLATALISHFNNMVQTQQALGDSFADLSQKSPELQDEFGYNAETQKLLCKNGDSLLGAINFFVCSINTLINKTMEDTLLTIRLYEAARLEFDAYRSDLEELSLGPRDAAAAMRIDAAQQDYHLHRDKYERLRSDVTIKLKFLEENKVKVMHKQLLLFHNAISAYFAGNQQQLEQTLVQFNVKLKPGADKPSWLEEQ encoded by the exons ATGGCAGACAGCATCATGAGTAAAGCTGCCACGATGGAGATCCCTATTAACAGCAACGGGGATACGGGGAGTCTGGCAGGGGATGACAGCCTCGAGCAG GCTGCACAGATTCAATGGAGCTTAGATGAGAAG GACTTGCAGCAGGTCATGGTGTCCGGACCCAACCTGAACGAGACCAGTATTGTGTCCGGGGGCTATGGCGGCCCAGCTGGGGGGATCATCCCAACCAGCTCGATCAAAG GCCCAGCAGTTCGTTTCAACCCCGAATATTTGGCCCGAAGGAGAACTCCTGAGCAGAGAACAGGTGTCG ACATCCGCATGAAGGCCCGCGCCGCTAACGTCCAGCACAGCCCCCCGTCAGGTCATCCAATCACCAGCATGATTCAGCAGCACCCAG GCTCCATGCACCACAGCCCTAGCGGCTCCGGGCTGGCGTCAGAGGAGGTGGCCCGCGGCGTCGCCGTGGAGAAGCTGGACAGCGTGAAGAAGTGGGGCATCAACACCTACAAG TGCACCAAGCAGATGCTGTCGGAGCGGTTTGGCCGGGGCTCCAGGACCGTGGACCTGGAGCTGGAGGCGCAGATCGAGGTGCTCCGGGAGACCAAGGTGAAGTACGAGCAGGTCCTGAGGCTGGCCACCGCCCTCATCAGCCACTTCAACAACATGGTGCAGACACAGCAGGCCCTGGGAGACTCCTTCGCCGACCTCAGCCAGAAGTCCCCTGAGCTGCAG gaTGAGTTTGGTTACAACGCCGAGACCCAGAAGCTGCTGTGCAAGAACGGAGACAGCCTGCTGGGAGCCATCAACTTCTTCGTCTGCAGCATCAACACCCTGATCAACAAAACCATGGAGGACACCTTACTGACCATCAGACTGTATGAGGCTGCTAG gctggaGTTCGATGCGTACCGGTCGGACCTGGAGGAGCTGAGCCTGGGGCCCCGAGACGCAGCGGCGGCGATGAGGATCGACGCCGCCCAGCAGGACTACCACCTCCACCGAGACAAGTACGAACGCCTCCGCAGCGACGTCACTATCAAGCTCAAGTTCCTGGAGGAGAACAAG GTGAAAGTGATGCACAAACAGCTGCTCCTCTTCCACAACGCCATCTCCGCCTACTTCGCTGGCaaccagcagcagctggagcagACTCTGGTCCAGTTCAACGTCAAGCTAAAGCCCGGAGCCGACAAACCCTCCTGGCTTGAGGAACAGTAG
- the LOC115561668 gene encoding arfaptin-2 isoform X5: MADSIMSKAATMEIPINSNGDTGSLAGDDSLEQAAQIQWSLDEKDLQQVMVSGPNLNETSIVSGGYGGPAGGIIPTSSIKDIRMKARAANVQHSPPSGHPITSMIQQHPGSMHHSPSGSGLASEEVARGVAVEKLDSVKKWGINTYKCTKQMLSERFGRGSRTVDLELEAQIEVLRETKVKYEQVLRLATALISHFNNMVQTQQALGDSFADLSQKSPELQDEFGYNAETQKLLCKNGDSLLGAINFFVCSINTLINKTMEDTLLTIRLYEAARLEFDAYRSDLEELSLGPRDAAAAMRIDAAQQDYHLHRDKYERLRSDVTIKLKFLEENKVKVMHKQLLLFHNAISAYFAGNQQQLEQTLVQFNVKLKPGADKPSWLEEQ, translated from the exons ATGGCAGACAGCATCATGAGTAAAGCTGCCACGATGGAGATCCCTATTAACAGCAACGGGGATACGGGGAGTCTGGCAGGGGATGACAGCCTCGAGCAG GCTGCACAGATTCAATGGAGCTTAGATGAGAAG GACTTGCAGCAGGTCATGGTGTCCGGACCCAACCTGAACGAGACCAGTATTGTGTCCGGGGGCTATGGCGGCCCAGCTGGGGGGATCATCCCAACCAGCTCGATCAAAG ACATCCGCATGAAGGCCCGCGCCGCTAACGTCCAGCACAGCCCCCCGTCAGGTCATCCAATCACCAGCATGATTCAGCAGCACCCAG GCTCCATGCACCACAGCCCTAGCGGCTCCGGGCTGGCGTCAGAGGAGGTGGCCCGCGGCGTCGCCGTGGAGAAGCTGGACAGCGTGAAGAAGTGGGGCATCAACACCTACAAG TGCACCAAGCAGATGCTGTCGGAGCGGTTTGGCCGGGGCTCCAGGACCGTGGACCTGGAGCTGGAGGCGCAGATCGAGGTGCTCCGGGAGACCAAGGTGAAGTACGAGCAGGTCCTGAGGCTGGCCACCGCCCTCATCAGCCACTTCAACAACATGGTGCAGACACAGCAGGCCCTGGGAGACTCCTTCGCCGACCTCAGCCAGAAGTCCCCTGAGCTGCAG gaTGAGTTTGGTTACAACGCCGAGACCCAGAAGCTGCTGTGCAAGAACGGAGACAGCCTGCTGGGAGCCATCAACTTCTTCGTCTGCAGCATCAACACCCTGATCAACAAAACCATGGAGGACACCTTACTGACCATCAGACTGTATGAGGCTGCTAG gctggaGTTCGATGCGTACCGGTCGGACCTGGAGGAGCTGAGCCTGGGGCCCCGAGACGCAGCGGCGGCGATGAGGATCGACGCCGCCCAGCAGGACTACCACCTCCACCGAGACAAGTACGAACGCCTCCGCAGCGACGTCACTATCAAGCTCAAGTTCCTGGAGGAGAACAAG GTGAAAGTGATGCACAAACAGCTGCTCCTCTTCCACAACGCCATCTCCGCCTACTTCGCTGGCaaccagcagcagctggagcagACTCTGGTCCAGTTCAACGTCAAGCTAAAGCCCGGAGCCGACAAACCCTCCTGGCTTGAGGAACAGTAG
- the LOC115561668 gene encoding arfaptin-2 isoform X3 gives MADSIMSKAATMEIPINSNGDTGSLAGDDSLEQDLQQVMVSGPNLNETSIVSGGYGGPAGGIIPTSSIKGPAVRFNPEYLARRRTPEQRTGVDIRMKARAANVQHSPPSGHPITSMIQQHPGSMHHSPSGSGLASEEVARGVAVEKLDSVKKWGINTYKCTKQMLSERFGRGSRTVDLELEAQIEVLRETKVKYEQVLRLATALISHFNNMVQTQQALGDSFADLSQKSPELQDEFGYNAETQKLLCKNGDSLLGAINFFVCSINTLINKTMEDTLLTIRLYEAARLEFDAYRSDLEELSLGPRDAAAAMRIDAAQQDYHLHRDKYERLRSDVTIKLKFLEENKVKVMHKQLLLFHNAISAYFAGNQQQLEQTLVQFNVKLKPGADKPSWLEEQ, from the exons ATGGCAGACAGCATCATGAGTAAAGCTGCCACGATGGAGATCCCTATTAACAGCAACGGGGATACGGGGAGTCTGGCAGGGGATGACAGCCTCGAGCAG GACTTGCAGCAGGTCATGGTGTCCGGACCCAACCTGAACGAGACCAGTATTGTGTCCGGGGGCTATGGCGGCCCAGCTGGGGGGATCATCCCAACCAGCTCGATCAAAG GCCCAGCAGTTCGTTTCAACCCCGAATATTTGGCCCGAAGGAGAACTCCTGAGCAGAGAACAGGTGTCG ACATCCGCATGAAGGCCCGCGCCGCTAACGTCCAGCACAGCCCCCCGTCAGGTCATCCAATCACCAGCATGATTCAGCAGCACCCAG GCTCCATGCACCACAGCCCTAGCGGCTCCGGGCTGGCGTCAGAGGAGGTGGCCCGCGGCGTCGCCGTGGAGAAGCTGGACAGCGTGAAGAAGTGGGGCATCAACACCTACAAG TGCACCAAGCAGATGCTGTCGGAGCGGTTTGGCCGGGGCTCCAGGACCGTGGACCTGGAGCTGGAGGCGCAGATCGAGGTGCTCCGGGAGACCAAGGTGAAGTACGAGCAGGTCCTGAGGCTGGCCACCGCCCTCATCAGCCACTTCAACAACATGGTGCAGACACAGCAGGCCCTGGGAGACTCCTTCGCCGACCTCAGCCAGAAGTCCCCTGAGCTGCAG gaTGAGTTTGGTTACAACGCCGAGACCCAGAAGCTGCTGTGCAAGAACGGAGACAGCCTGCTGGGAGCCATCAACTTCTTCGTCTGCAGCATCAACACCCTGATCAACAAAACCATGGAGGACACCTTACTGACCATCAGACTGTATGAGGCTGCTAG gctggaGTTCGATGCGTACCGGTCGGACCTGGAGGAGCTGAGCCTGGGGCCCCGAGACGCAGCGGCGGCGATGAGGATCGACGCCGCCCAGCAGGACTACCACCTCCACCGAGACAAGTACGAACGCCTCCGCAGCGACGTCACTATCAAGCTCAAGTTCCTGGAGGAGAACAAG GTGAAAGTGATGCACAAACAGCTGCTCCTCTTCCACAACGCCATCTCCGCCTACTTCGCTGGCaaccagcagcagctggagcagACTCTGGTCCAGTTCAACGTCAAGCTAAAGCCCGGAGCCGACAAACCCTCCTGGCTTGAGGAACAGTAG